The Hyperthermus butylicus DSM 5456 genome includes a region encoding these proteins:
- a CDS encoding transcriptional regulator, translating to MAVQRELKIDLSHVPLRPTSKKEIKLLETALIVATLYRPEIIELIRDPLEKATWLDSLAIAAAALAREKAGYSISQIAEELGRSETTIRAHLQGKTKAGKIVRETYEKLVRGEPTISLPFAVAEEGDECRRELEKLREELKELREENYRLREELEKTREVEDVKQQLEEIREQLEELERERDELAKRVKELEEKAALLDEIRRVLGC from the coding sequence GTGGCTGTCCAGCGCGAGCTAAAAATAGATCTCAGCCATGTCCCCCTAAGGCCAACCTCGAAGAAGGAGATTAAGCTCTTAGAGACTGCATTGATAGTCGCCACGCTCTACAGACCTGAGATAATAGAACTCATACGGGACCCGCTTGAGAAAGCCACATGGCTTGACAGCCTTGCAATAGCTGCTGCTGCTCTTGCTAGAGAGAAGGCCGGCTACAGCATTAGCCAGATCGCAGAGGAACTTGGGAGGAGCGAGACTACGATAAGGGCCCATCTACAAGGGAAGACCAAGGCTGGGAAAATTGTGAGAGAGACATATGAAAAGCTTGTCAGAGGAGAGCCAACAATATCCCTCCCATTCGCAGTTGCTGAAGAAGGAGATGAATGTAGAAGGGAGCTCGAGAAGCTTAGGGAAGAGCTGAAGGAGCTTCGTGAGGAGAACTACAGGCTCAGGGAGGAGTTAGAGAAGACGCGCGAGGTGGAGGATGTAAAACAGCAACTAGAGGAGATACGGGAGCAGCTAGAAGAACTAGAGAGGGAGCGCGACGAGCTAGCAAAACGTGTTAAGGAGCTGGAGGAGAAGGCTGCCCTCCTAGACGAGATCCGCCGGGTACTGGGCTGCTAG
- a CDS encoding helix-turn-helix domain-containing protein → MSLGQRENSNDKNNVYVYSKDIILHKLYEDDEVVVVVAPNEDQLREIILRLLREKPMTVRELHSILSGLASEDKIRYALNKLVEEGIVGSDEEGRYYAYYV, encoded by the coding sequence GTGTCCCTAGGCCAGCGCGAGAACAGCAACGACAAGAACAATGTATACGTATACAGTAAAGACATAATCCTACACAAACTCTATGAAGATGATGAGGTTGTCGTTGTGGTCGCACCTAACGAGGACCAGTTACGGGAAATTATCCTGCGCCTTCTAAGGGAGAAACCGATGACGGTTAGGGAGCTCCACTCGATACTTTCGGGCCTCGCTAGCGAAGATAAGATACGCTATGCCCTTAACAAGCTGGTAGAAGAGGGTATCGTTGGTAGTGATGAAGAGGGTAGATACTACGCCTACTACGTCTAA
- a CDS encoding NAD(P)/FAD-dependent oxidoreductase, with the protein MDYVVCDRGEVCILGAGVAGSVLAYLLSKRGVRIRVYDMWRSYVKPCGEAIPSWLLEVIDKHGLPRPRILNTVKRYVIIGSDGRVVREVEFKDPPWLIIDKSEWINRLRAEVNIIVKPVRSYPRRGIVVDSRGPFSSRGGKIVVWRAYGKVEKLADDEAYIVIDWSRGVGLAWVFPHGDKANFGGGFAGVSEPRRYTVKLLSKAGLINTDKVEGEAYSILTIPPRIDLGSDNVVRVGEAAGLVMSLGGEGIRPAVLSAIALASVVKLEDELVLDVKLYRRLVHGLVREAKLHARILKFASLLGEKAAYRALTMASDSLLKSWFEGKLNSVSSIIFGMLGRKSDGD; encoded by the coding sequence ATGGATTATGTAGTATGTGACCGCGGAGAGGTATGCATCCTCGGTGCCGGTGTTGCTGGCTCTGTTCTCGCATACCTGCTTTCCAAGAGGGGTGTGAGGATTCGTGTCTACGATATGTGGAGGAGTTATGTGAAACCATGTGGAGAGGCTATACCGTCATGGCTTCTAGAGGTCATTGACAAGCATGGCTTGCCTAGACCGAGAATCCTCAACACTGTAAAACGCTACGTTATAATCGGCTCTGACGGTAGAGTTGTTAGGGAGGTCGAATTCAAGGATCCTCCTTGGCTGATAATAGACAAGTCCGAGTGGATTAACAGGCTAAGGGCAGAGGTGAACATTATCGTTAAGCCGGTACGCAGTTACCCTCGCAGAGGCATAGTCGTTGACTCGCGCGGCCCATTCTCTTCTAGGGGTGGTAAGATTGTTGTTTGGAGGGCATACGGTAAGGTAGAAAAACTAGCAGACGATGAAGCCTACATAGTTATTGACTGGAGTAGGGGTGTAGGCCTAGCCTGGGTATTCCCGCATGGTGATAAAGCCAATTTTGGAGGAGGATTTGCTGGTGTTAGCGAGCCACGGAGATACACTGTAAAGCTGCTCAGCAAAGCTGGCCTAATCAACACAGATAAGGTAGAAGGTGAGGCATACTCGATACTTACCATACCGCCGCGCATAGACCTCGGCAGCGATAATGTTGTACGAGTAGGTGAGGCTGCTGGTCTCGTTATGAGTTTGGGTGGCGAAGGTATAAGGCCAGCAGTGCTGTCAGCAATAGCACTAGCATCGGTGGTAAAGCTTGAAGACGAGCTGGTGCTTGATGTAAAGTTATACAGACGCCTCGTTCACGGGCTCGTGAGAGAGGCTAAGCTTCATGCTAGAATATTAAAGTTCGCATCGCTGTTAGGTGAAAAGGCTGCATATCGAGCTTTAACAATGGCTTCTGACAGTCTTCTAAAGAGCTGGTTTGAGGGTAAACTTAACAGCGTCTCGTCGATAATCTTCGGCATGCTTGGCAGGAAGAGTGATGGAGACTAG
- a CDS encoding adenosine-specific kinase — MSEEVKFHVVDIPVPEGTNVIIGQAHFIKTVEDLYEALVTSVPGIKFGLAFCEASHKRLIRHEGNDEELRRLAIEAAKRIGAGHVFVIYIKDAWPINVLNAIKSVQEVVTIFAATGNPLQVIVVETKQGRGVVGVVDGFTPLGVETDDDIAERRAFLRKIGYKK, encoded by the coding sequence ATGTCTGAGGAGGTAAAGTTCCACGTAGTTGACATACCAGTGCCCGAGGGCACTAACGTGATTATAGGCCAGGCACACTTCATTAAGACTGTTGAGGATCTCTATGAGGCCTTAGTGACCAGTGTACCGGGCATAAAATTTGGACTAGCCTTCTGCGAAGCTAGCCATAAGAGACTTATACGTCACGAGGGCAACGACGAAGAGCTAAGAAGACTAGCTATAGAGGCAGCTAAGAGGATAGGTGCGGGCCACGTCTTCGTGATATATATTAAGGATGCATGGCCCATAAACGTGCTCAACGCCATAAAGTCTGTACAAGAGGTTGTAACAATCTTTGCCGCTACCGGCAATCCTCTACAAGTAATTGTTGTCGAGACGAAGCAGGGCAGAGGCGTCGTAGGTGTAGTGGATGGGTTTACACCGCTAGGCGTGGAGACTGATGACGATATTGCTGAGAGGAGAGCCTTTCTGCGAAAGATAGGCTACAAGAAGTAG
- a CDS encoding 60S ribosomal export protein NMD3, which produces MGPAVLRGYCARCGKPLTPGDSVGPFCLDCYVEMFKLLCVPERVRFDYCKYCGAYRIGHRWQSGGELEEAVQRFVEEVAGGVKPCRPEVRGFSVEGVEPLTKPSWRTIYAIRYSIQVQGVDKPISQTYRVEVRASPTICPTCKDVRGGEYNVLLQVRGIKPAELARLLGPLLDSSEQIQNSIVDIVEYNNGVDFLLLDRGSAAKIIKEIKKKYIVVTRTTGEDVGITSTGHMRRRTVIAVRVRRPRL; this is translated from the coding sequence TTGGGGCCAGCAGTTTTGAGAGGCTATTGTGCTAGGTGTGGTAAGCCGCTTACACCGGGAGATAGTGTTGGACCATTCTGCCTCGACTGTTACGTGGAGATGTTTAAACTGCTCTGTGTACCTGAACGAGTGAGATTTGACTATTGTAAATACTGTGGGGCCTACCGGATTGGCCACCGCTGGCAGAGTGGCGGCGAGCTGGAAGAGGCTGTTCAACGTTTTGTAGAAGAGGTTGCTGGAGGCGTTAAGCCGTGCAGGCCTGAGGTTAGGGGCTTTAGTGTTGAGGGCGTGGAGCCCCTGACAAAGCCGTCCTGGAGGACAATATACGCTATACGCTACAGCATACAAGTACAAGGTGTGGACAAGCCTATAAGCCAGACGTACCGTGTTGAGGTTAGAGCTAGCCCGACAATATGTCCTACATGCAAGGATGTTAGGGGTGGAGAGTACAACGTACTGCTCCAGGTGCGCGGGATAAAGCCTGCCGAGTTAGCTAGACTCCTCGGCCCATTGCTCGACTCTAGCGAGCAAATACAGAACTCCATAGTTGACATAGTAGAGTATAATAATGGTGTTGACTTCCTATTGCTTGATAGGGGTAGTGCAGCTAAAATAATTAAGGAAATCAAGAAGAAGTACATAGTGGTTACCCGTACAACTGGCGAGGATGTCGGCATAACATCTACTGGGCATATGAGGAGGCGTACTGTGATAGCCGTTAGGGTGAGGAGGCCACGGTTATGA
- a CDS encoding SPL family radical SAM protein, with product MASVAGKRRPRLLRSGKVVNAFDPWGSPLCTCPTKYSLNPYTGCSHFCVYCYATAYIGQRPSTPKKNYRERLLHDITSVIDPRFHIDISTSSDPYPPEEEYYKLTRWTLEQLLPRGFKVLIITKGSLVARDTDLLSRGNAAVTMTITTLDRGLAAKLEPGAPPPRERIEALRRLSRAGVPVGLRLDPVFPYLTDDAESIRRVLEAAYEAGVRFVVTSTYKARPDNLKRLVEAFPEYEKLYNKLYREEGVWMHGYWYLRQSLRYEIMLRVKREAERLGMEFATCREGFPWLHTARTCDGSHLIPLRIEPPRKPQQRRLDEYASGQERIA from the coding sequence TTGGCTAGCGTGGCTGGCAAGCGTAGGCCGAGACTGCTGAGAAGTGGTAAAGTTGTAAACGCGTTTGATCCATGGGGAAGTCCCCTCTGCACGTGTCCCACAAAGTACTCGCTAAACCCCTACACTGGCTGTAGTCACTTCTGCGTATACTGCTACGCTACAGCCTACATAGGTCAGAGGCCTAGCACTCCAAAGAAGAACTATAGGGAGAGACTCCTCCACGACATTACCAGTGTTATAGACCCGAGATTCCACATAGATATTTCGACCAGCAGCGATCCCTATCCCCCAGAGGAGGAGTATTACAAACTGACACGCTGGACCCTCGAACAGCTCCTACCACGTGGCTTCAAGGTCCTAATTATAACAAAAGGCTCACTCGTAGCCCGCGACACAGATCTACTATCAAGAGGTAATGCAGCAGTAACAATGACTATCACGACACTCGACCGGGGACTTGCCGCTAAACTAGAACCGGGAGCACCACCTCCACGAGAGAGAATCGAGGCACTAAGACGGCTCTCCCGTGCAGGTGTACCAGTGGGGCTCCGGCTCGACCCGGTATTCCCCTACTTAACTGATGATGCAGAGAGTATAAGGAGGGTGTTAGAGGCTGCTTATGAGGCTGGTGTCCGGTTTGTTGTAACCTCAACCTACAAGGCTAGACCTGATAACTTGAAGAGGCTTGTTGAGGCTTTCCCGGAGTACGAGAAACTATACAACAAACTGTACAGGGAGGAGGGTGTTTGGATGCATGGCTACTGGTATCTACGGCAAAGCTTGCGGTACGAGATAATGCTTCGGGTTAAGCGTGAAGCCGAGCGTCTCGGCATGGAGTTTGCGACGTGTAGAGAGGGGTTCCCTTGGCTACACACCGCAAGGACCTGCGATGGCTCCCACTTAATCCCACTGCGTATAGAGCCTCCCCGGAAACCACAGCAGAGAAGACTCGATGAGTATGCTAGCGGGCAGGAACGTATAGCTTGA
- the hxlB gene encoding 6-phospho-3-hexuloisomerase — MIEYVRKTMKEIVMFIDKVIEKLNEEQVSLMLDVLENAYRQGSKILVMGAGRSGLVGRAFAMRLMHLGFNVYVLGETITPSIGERDVVVAISGSGRTQLIVTAAEAAKKVKATIIAITSYPDSPLGRLADIVVEIPGRTKLAPDIDYFARQILGIHEPLAPLGTLFEDTALVFLDGVVVELMHRLGKSEVDLRARHANIEL; from the coding sequence ATGATTGAATACGTGCGTAAAACTATGAAAGAAATAGTCATGTTCATAGACAAGGTTATTGAGAAGCTTAACGAGGAGCAGGTTAGCCTGATGCTCGATGTCCTAGAGAACGCCTACCGCCAGGGTAGTAAGATATTAGTCATGGGTGCTGGGCGCAGCGGGCTTGTAGGAAGAGCATTTGCCATGAGGCTTATGCACCTAGGCTTCAACGTCTATGTCCTCGGCGAGACAATAACACCGAGCATAGGCGAGAGAGACGTAGTCGTTGCTATATCAGGCTCCGGTAGAACGCAGCTCATAGTTACAGCTGCGGAAGCGGCAAAGAAGGTTAAGGCAACCATCATAGCTATTACAAGCTACCCTGACAGCCCTCTTGGAAGACTCGCAGACATTGTTGTAGAGATACCTGGAAGGACTAAGCTCGCGCCAGACATAGACTACTTTGCGAGACAGATACTGGGCATCCACGAACCCTTGGCACCGCTCGGAACTCTCTTCGAGGATACTGCGCTAGTATTCCTTGATGGCGTGGTCGTAGAGCTTATGCATAGGCTCGGAAAGAGTGAGGTTGATCTCCGGGCAAGACACGCCAACATAGAGCTTTAG
- the leuS gene encoding leucine--tRNA ligase has protein sequence MNEYAKYLVEIARKWQNEWRRSRVFEADPQPGRKKFFITAAFPYPNSPLHLGHSRTYTITDAYARFKRMQGYNVLFPMGFHYTGTPILTMAESIAAGDKELIDLMINVYDVPPEDIEKLKDPLSLARYFHNDAKQAMMEIGYSIDWRREFTSIDEEFKQFVVWQFMKLKEKGLLKKGTHPVGWCPKHNMPVGMHDTKGDVEPEIGEFTLILFKLENEDVYLPAATLRPETVFGVTNIWLNPEAEYVLVEVDGRKYIMSKRAVFKLRFQRDNVREVREIDPGELFGKRVVNPATGRRVPILPAKFVDPATATGVVMSVPAHAPYDYVALRELLENKELLEKYGVNSEELTPIPLIEVKGYSELPARDVVERMGIRSQYERDLLDKATKELYSDEYRYGVMRSDIVELVYPEAPSELRDLVRAAVKAWIVGQPVSVAREATVKWLSAIGRADKIYEIMNRPVYCRCGTEIVVKVLKDQWFVDYGNPEWKRIVLEHLEVMRIVPEELREEFRKVVDWLRERAVARTRGLGTELPWAKGWIIESLSDSTIYMAFYTVIHKIRSYGLKPDQLTLEFWDYVMLGKGDPKAISAKIGVPVKVLEELRSEFEYWYPLDSRHSGRDLVPNHLTFFIFNHVAIFPRDKWPRQIVVNGFVMLEGKKMSKSLRNIIPLRRALRIYGPDTVRAAILAAAELLQDADFSDALARSVMGQLAKFESIAAKALEHDDRVDLVDRWLLSKLQESIEYVTKAMEELRVRSATIHVLYEMENMASKYLELRGGKPGPALLEYVKTWTKMLAPVAPHLAEEVWHRLGGESFVSIEKWPSSDKTKIDYEAELAIEYLDKVIEDVKSILRIFKGKPRRLIIAVAGREYWSYARIAAEVLLARQQLRTLIQRFVEAGISDRKQAAQLAQKISRVFSELSPETLKRISMVEEFDEKAVLEKFKDYVASRLGMEEVVIVTAEEAEHKELVPPTKLAQAVPMRPAILVE, from the coding sequence ATAAATGAGTATGCAAAGTATCTCGTCGAGATAGCCAGGAAATGGCAAAACGAATGGAGGAGAAGCAGAGTATTCGAGGCAGATCCCCAGCCCGGTAGAAAGAAGTTCTTCATTACTGCGGCTTTCCCGTATCCCAATAGCCCATTGCACCTAGGTCACAGCAGAACATACACGATAACCGATGCTTATGCAAGATTTAAGCGGATGCAAGGTTACAATGTGTTATTCCCAATGGGCTTCCACTATACGGGAACACCGATACTAACAATGGCTGAGTCAATAGCGGCAGGGGACAAGGAGCTAATAGACCTAATGATAAACGTGTATGACGTACCGCCGGAGGATATAGAGAAGCTGAAGGATCCCCTATCCCTGGCAAGATACTTCCATAACGATGCAAAGCAGGCAATGATGGAGATTGGTTATAGCATTGACTGGCGTCGTGAATTCACATCGATAGACGAGGAGTTCAAACAGTTTGTTGTGTGGCAATTCATGAAGCTAAAGGAGAAGGGGCTACTAAAGAAGGGCACCCACCCAGTAGGATGGTGCCCCAAGCACAACATGCCTGTAGGCATGCATGACACCAAGGGCGACGTGGAGCCGGAGATAGGCGAGTTCACACTGATACTATTCAAGCTTGAGAATGAGGATGTCTACCTGCCAGCAGCAACGCTAAGGCCAGAGACGGTATTTGGGGTAACCAACATTTGGCTTAACCCCGAGGCAGAGTATGTGCTGGTAGAAGTTGATGGTAGAAAGTACATTATGAGCAAGCGTGCAGTATTCAAGCTAAGGTTTCAGCGTGACAACGTAAGGGAAGTCAGAGAAATTGATCCCGGCGAGTTGTTTGGCAAGCGAGTGGTAAACCCTGCAACAGGTAGGAGGGTTCCAATACTGCCAGCAAAGTTTGTTGATCCAGCCACGGCCACCGGAGTAGTAATGAGTGTGCCTGCACATGCGCCATACGACTATGTGGCGCTGAGAGAGCTGCTGGAAAACAAGGAGCTTCTCGAAAAGTATGGTGTTAACAGTGAAGAGTTAACACCAATTCCGCTCATAGAGGTTAAAGGGTATAGCGAGCTTCCAGCCCGCGATGTCGTGGAAAGGATGGGCATAAGAAGCCAGTACGAGCGAGACTTGCTGGATAAGGCTACGAAGGAGCTGTATTCGGACGAATACCGATATGGTGTTATGAGGAGTGATATAGTAGAGCTAGTTTACCCTGAAGCCCCCTCAGAGCTACGTGATCTTGTACGTGCAGCTGTAAAGGCATGGATCGTTGGTCAGCCGGTATCAGTAGCTAGGGAAGCCACGGTGAAGTGGCTCTCCGCTATTGGTCGTGCAGATAAGATATATGAGATAATGAATAGGCCTGTCTACTGCAGGTGTGGCACCGAGATAGTAGTTAAGGTGCTGAAAGATCAATGGTTCGTAGACTACGGCAACCCTGAGTGGAAGCGCATAGTGTTAGAACACCTGGAGGTTATGAGGATAGTGCCAGAGGAGCTAAGGGAGGAGTTTCGAAAGGTCGTGGACTGGCTCCGCGAGCGTGCTGTGGCTCGTACTCGTGGCCTAGGGACAGAGCTTCCGTGGGCTAAGGGCTGGATAATAGAGAGTCTTAGCGATTCAACGATATACATGGCGTTCTACACAGTAATTCACAAGATTAGAAGCTATGGGCTAAAACCGGACCAGTTAACGCTAGAGTTCTGGGACTACGTAATGCTTGGTAAGGGAGACCCGAAAGCTATCTCGGCGAAGATTGGTGTACCCGTTAAGGTGCTTGAGGAGCTACGTAGCGAGTTTGAGTATTGGTACCCGCTAGACTCGAGACACAGTGGCAGGGATCTGGTGCCTAACCATCTGACATTCTTCATATTCAATCACGTGGCAATATTTCCGAGGGATAAGTGGCCACGCCAGATAGTGGTAAATGGTTTCGTGATGCTTGAAGGCAAGAAGATGAGTAAGAGTCTACGCAATATCATACCGCTACGCAGGGCTCTGAGAATATATGGTCCCGATACAGTTAGAGCAGCAATACTTGCTGCTGCTGAGCTGCTGCAAGATGCAGACTTCTCTGATGCGCTAGCGAGGAGTGTTATGGGTCAGCTAGCGAAGTTCGAGTCCATAGCAGCTAAGGCATTAGAACACGATGATAGGGTGGACCTAGTTGATCGCTGGCTGTTAAGCAAGCTCCAGGAGAGCATAGAATATGTGACCAAGGCCATGGAGGAGCTAAGGGTTCGAAGCGCAACAATACACGTTCTGTACGAGATGGAGAACATGGCGTCGAAATACCTTGAGTTGAGGGGTGGCAAGCCAGGTCCAGCACTCCTAGAATACGTGAAGACGTGGACGAAGATGCTTGCACCAGTAGCACCACATCTTGCCGAGGAGGTCTGGCATAGACTTGGCGGCGAGAGCTTCGTATCTATCGAGAAGTGGCCAAGCTCTGACAAGACAAAGATCGACTATGAGGCGGAGCTAGCGATAGAATACCTTGACAAGGTTATAGAGGATGTAAAGTCTATACTGAGGATATTCAAGGGTAAGCCTAGGAGACTCATCATAGCTGTCGCCGGAAGGGAATACTGGAGCTACGCGAGAATAGCTGCCGAGGTCCTGCTCGCAAGACAGCAGCTGAGAACACTAATACAGAGATTCGTTGAGGCAGGAATCAGTGACCGCAAGCAAGCTGCACAGCTAGCACAAAAAATTAGCCGTGTATTCAGCGAGCTAAGCCCCGAGACGCTAAAGAGAATTAGTATGGTCGAAGAGTTTGATGAAAAGGCTGTCCTAGAGAAGTTCAAGGACTACGTGGCATCAAGACTAGGAATGGAGGAAGTTGTTATAGTTACCGCTGAGGAGGCCGAGCATAAAGAGCTAGTACCTCCAACAAAGCTGGCCCAAGCAGTTCCAATGCGGCCAGCCATACTAGTAGAGTAG
- a CDS encoding metallophosphoesterase family protein, which yields MKIIAVSDVHSPRYLLHYMAALSKHKSDCESAMLVVWAGDMVDKGRVGALQQVIAVTRRFCGHKSIVAVFGNEEYMDLERTFIEKYNDVVWLNDSYMTLSANGLCYGIYGTRGALDRPTRWQERNIPNIRFIYQLRVERLRRTLQKLKSICQKLIVVMHYAPTYATLEGEDEKIWPEIGSKAMEKALLEVKPDIVIHGHAHRSKRLEVDLQGVRVYNVALPARGGITIIEV from the coding sequence ATGAAGATAATAGCGGTATCGGATGTTCATAGCCCACGCTATCTACTGCACTATATGGCGGCTCTATCGAAGCATAAGAGTGACTGCGAGTCAGCAATGCTGGTGGTTTGGGCTGGCGACATGGTTGACAAGGGCCGGGTTGGGGCCCTACAGCAAGTAATTGCTGTTACGAGAAGGTTTTGTGGGCATAAGAGTATTGTTGCAGTATTTGGTAACGAGGAGTACATGGATCTCGAAAGGACATTCATAGAGAAATACAATGATGTCGTATGGTTAAATGATAGTTACATGACGCTCAGCGCTAACGGTTTATGCTACGGGATTTACGGTACGCGGGGCGCGCTTGACAGACCTACACGCTGGCAGGAGCGTAACATACCCAATATAAGGTTCATTTATCAGCTTCGCGTTGAGAGGCTAAGGAGGACTCTCCAAAAACTAAAGTCCATATGTCAAAAGCTCATAGTTGTAATGCATTATGCACCAACCTATGCTACTCTAGAGGGTGAGGACGAGAAGATATGGCCCGAAATAGGGAGTAAAGCCATGGAGAAAGCGTTGCTAGAGGTAAAGCCTGACATAGTTATACACGGGCATGCACATAGGTCGAAGCGGCTTGAAGTAGACCTCCAAGGCGTAAGGGTATACAATGTTGCCCTCCCTGCACGTGGCGGCATAACAATCATAGAGGTGTAA
- a CDS encoding TatD family hydrolase: MVERVAYIDVHSHLPEYSDADIERILASIDVVIVSVGEDLESSIRSIEIAEKYKDRIYPCIGLHPWNVKSLREALDEAKRIVDLALSRNIKCLGEVGLDTKFVGETIELQREVFRIFLEAARDYKLFLNLHTAGTWEEVFNLLIRYDIVAANFHWYTGPLHLLKDIESAGYTISINPAVKIQAKHRNVVKAAPISIMLTESDSPYKYRSLELEPRLVADAVAEIAAIKSVEASEVKKLVYENFRKKVLSVIG, translated from the coding sequence ATGGTTGAAAGGGTAGCTTACATAGATGTTCACAGCCACCTCCCAGAATACAGTGATGCCGATATTGAACGCATACTAGCCAGCATAGATGTTGTAATAGTTTCTGTCGGCGAGGATTTAGAGAGCAGCATTAGAAGCATTGAGATAGCCGAGAAATATAAGGATAGGATATACCCCTGTATAGGCCTTCACCCCTGGAATGTTAAGTCTCTTAGGGAAGCTCTAGACGAAGCGAAAAGGATAGTCGATCTAGCACTGAGCCGAAACATTAAATGCCTAGGAGAGGTAGGCCTTGACACAAAGTTTGTTGGCGAGACCATAGAGCTGCAGCGTGAAGTTTTCCGCATATTTCTCGAAGCTGCACGTGACTACAAGCTATTCCTTAACTTGCATACAGCGGGAACATGGGAAGAGGTTTTCAACCTACTAATACGCTACGATATTGTTGCAGCTAACTTCCACTGGTATACTGGGCCGCTACACTTGCTAAAGGACATAGAGTCTGCTGGCTATACGATATCGATAAACCCTGCTGTAAAGATACAGGCTAAGCACCGCAATGTGGTAAAGGCAGCACCCATATCGATAATGCTTACCGAGAGTGATTCGCCGTACAAGTATCGCAGTCTAGAGCTGGAGCCCCGCCTTGTAGCTGATGCAGTGGCCGAGATAGCAGCTATAAAATCCGTGGAGGCTAGCGAAGTTAAAAAGTTGGTCTATGAGAACTTTAGGAAAAAGGTGTTAAGTGTTATTGGCTAG